The nucleotide sequence CCTTTACTGGAGGAAGGCCTTTTGAAGTATTAATATAGAAATTGGCTTTTGTACCTGCGGGGATATAGCTGGTACAGGCTCCTATGCCTAATCCTGTGCTTAGGCCCAAAAAGGTAGCCTTCTTGATAAAGTCTCTTCTTTCGTTTTTCATTGATTACCCTTTAGTAGAATGTTAAATATTAACGGCTTTATTATTTAAGCTTATAAGGGTAACTATAGATACAGATGACCAATGGTTGATCATCTGTATTTCTAAAATATGAAATTTATAGAATTATTTTGTGTTTGTTAATGAAAAAATATTAGCAAATGGGTTTGTTTACTTAGCGTACAATATAATGTATCTGGTTTTGCGAAAATGAATTATTGTTTTCATGTCAATTACTCACTCAAGCTAAAAAATAAAAAAAGGGGCTGTCTCAAAACAAGAGTTAAAAAAGTGGGACAGTCGATTTTAGCCAATAGAGGCCGATTTTCATTAATCGGCCTCTATTTTTTTTTTGACTTACGGTCAATTCAGCTCTAGGTTCTTTGTTCTGAAGCGACAGTTTAAACTTGGGGGATCAGAGGGTTTTTGAACTTAAAAACGGCGTCAGCTCCTTCTTACCCGGCCATTTTTGCCAGGTTGTGGGCGATGGCAATCAATCCGGTTTCAATTGCTACTTTTTCGGCTCCTCTTAACATAAACCTTGCCCTCCCTTTGTTGTGTTTGAAGTCTGCAAATACCGGTTCCACATCGGTGGCCCGTTGCCTTCGTTTCTGGACTCCCTGCTCAGAGGTGAGTCGTTGTTTTGCCCTTGTCTTCTGTTGCTGTAACCTGGTGTTTACCCTGAGGGTTTTGTTACCGGCCCCTGGTCTACAACTAGCAGCCAGTGGGCACCCCTGGCAATTTTTGGCTGCATAGTGCCGGTAATGCTGGACAAAACCGGTCGAGGTTTTTCCGGTACTTTCCCCACTGGGTTTCATCGCCTGTCCCATCGGACAGATGTAGTGATCTTTCTGTGGATCGTAATACAGGTTTTCCAGCAAGCCATGGACTTTCTTTGATTTGGATTCCTGACGGAGTTCTTTGTGGAAGGTGTTGTACTTGACGTAAGCTTCGATCCGGTTCTGCTCCAGAAAGCAATAGTTCTCTTCACTTCCGTATCCAGCATCTGCTGTACAACAGGAAGGGTAGAATCCGTAATGCTGATGGTACTGCTGTAGATGAGGCTTCAGGGTTAAGGTATCATTGGGATTGGGATGCAGGGAATAGTTGACCACGAACCGTCCATGGGTGCTGAGTTGAAGGTTGTAGGCAGGTTTGAGCTGGCCATTTCTCATATGGTCTTCCTTCATCCGCATGAACGTGGCATCCGGATCGGTTTTGGAATAACTGTTCCGTCCAGCCAGTACTTCCTCTTTCTGGGCATATTCTTCCAGTTTGGCAGGCCAGTTCTTTTGGGCATAACCCAACTTCTGTTTCACCTTCTTGTCAACGGCTTTCCCTTCCAGCGCCTGATTGATCTTTTCGATGGTTCGGGAAACTTTCTCTGCACTCGGATTCACAAAGTCGGGTTCTTCTGTCCCCAACTCAGCGGAGGCTACCGAACCGGCATAGTTCCAAAGTTCCTGAAGCTGGGAGCTGATCCGTTCCTTGCTCTTTTTAATCGCCTTGCCCCAGACAAAGGTGTAGCGGTTGGCATTGGCTTCTATCTTGGTCCCATCGGTGTACACTTCTTTGATGTCCAAAAGTCCTTCTTCATGCAGCAACAGCACCACTTGGGCAAAAATATCACCAATCACATCTCGGAGACGTTCTGAACGGAACCGATTGATTGTATGGTGATCGGGACGCTGCATTCCGGCAAGCCACATGAACACAATATTCTCCCGGACCGCTTTTTCAAGCTTGCGGGAAGAATAACAGTTCTCTAAATATCCATAAACCAGCACCTTTAACAACAGCTTGGGATGATAACTGCTAGATCCGTTCTCTGAGTATCGACCATACACCTCGCTCAGATCTATCCGCTCAATGATCTGGTGAACTACACGGCCTGGATGATGGACGGGAATCAATTCCTCCAAACTGGGAGGAAGAAACATCAGTTGGTTGGGATTGTAGTCTTTAAAAGCTACATTTAAGTCTTGTTTTTGCACACCTCAAAATAACATTTTTGAGTTAAACAAGAAAGGCTAGCCGAGAAATCGACTAGCCTTTTAAACTATCTACTTTTGAGACAGCCTCCTTGTTTTACTGTTTTTCATCCATAAGCTTTTCCATGATCTCTTCTGAGATACCGGTGCTGGAATAACCTCCATCGTGGTACAAGTTCTGCATGGTAACCATTCTGGTATAATCAGAGAACATGGTCACAATGTACTCTGCGCAAGCTTCTGCAGAAGCATTTCCAAGTGGAGAAAGTGACTCGGCGAAGTTGAAGAAAGAGCTAAATCCTCCAATTCCTGAACCTGCAGTAGTAACTGTAGGAGATTGGGAGATAGTGTTAACCCTTACCTTTTTCTTTTTACCATATCTGTATCCAAATCCTCTAGCGATGCTTTCCAATAGGGCTTTGGCATCAGCCATGTCAGTATAGAAAGGATAAACTCTTTGGGCTGCAATGTAAGAAAGACCTACGATAGATCCCCATTCGTTCATGACGTCCTGCTTTTCGGCTACTTGCATCATCTTGTGGAAAGACAAGGCTGAAATGTCATAAGACTTCATGGCCCAATCATAATTAAGGTCGCCATATTCACGTCCTTTTCTGATATTTGGAGACATTCCTATAGAGTGCAATAGGAAGTCAAAGTTTCCTCCTAAGAATTCCTTAGCTTCTGCATATAGTTTTTCGATATCTTCTACTGAAGTGGCGTCGGCAGGGATAACGATAGTATCACATTCTTTTGCCAGTTCTTGGATTGCTCCCATTCTCATAGCGATAGGCGCATTGGTAAGGACAAACTTAGCTCCTTGCTCTTTAGCTTTAAGAGCGGTTTTCCAGGCTATGGAGTTTTCATCCAATGCACCTGTAATAATTCCTTTTTTTCCTTGAAGTAGATTCTCAGGCATGATATGTTTTTTAATTGATTTCGCTTAAATAATCTGTAAAAATAAATAAAATTTTAGGCAAACTTATGCGATTGATATGATAAATGTCCGTCCTTGGTTCTCTGGTGGCTAAGGTTAGGTTTTATTTCAATAAATCCATGGCGCTTTGTCGTGCGGATTCAGAAGGATTGGCGCCAGCAATCATTTTGGCAATTTCTGTAATCCGCTCCGATTCATTCAAAGTTCTGATCTTACTGATCGTACGTTCAGAGCTGTTGTCTTTATAGACAAAATAATGCGTATCACCTTTTGCGGCCACTTGTGGCAAATGACTGATACAGATTACTTGATGGTTTGTGGCAATTTGCTGCATCATCAAGACCATTTGGAGGGCTACTTCGCCAGAAATTCCTGTATCAATTTCATCAAATATCAAGGTAGGAAGGGCTACTTTGTCTGCCATAATGTATTTTATGGCAAACATCAAACGGGAAAACTCACCTCCTGAGGCCACTTGTCTGATAGGCTGCGGTTTAACTCCCTTGTTTGCAGAAAACATGATTTCTACCTCGTCCATCCCATTGGAAGTAGGCTTGGTTTTATGGTGTGAGAACTCGATTTTCGCGTTTTCCATTCCTAATTGCGCCAAGAGACTAGTGATTTCTTTTGCAAATTCCTTAAAGCATTTTTGTCTTTTTTGGGAAAGTGACTCGCCAGCTTTTATAAGGTTTTTCCATGCTTGTTCGCTCTCATTTTTCAGTCTCTCTAGTTCTTCGTCCAAATGATCTATCTGAAAAGCTTTCTCAGCAAGTTCCTTTTCCAAATTCATCAGCTCTTCCACGGATTGGACGCCATGTTTCTTTTGAAGCTGGTAAATTTTGCTCAGTCTTTCCCTGATTTCTTCTAACTTTTCAAAGTCCACTTCTATTTTACTGTCTTCGTCCTCCAGCGTGGCAGAAATATCATTGACCTCAATACGGACACTATCGAAGCGGTCCCTTAGTTCTTCAAATCGTGTACTGAATCGGCTAAGTTGTTGAAGAGATTGGTTGATCTGCATAAGAAGGGTGCTGGCCGCCAGTTCGTCGCCGTTTAGTAATTGTAAACTTTCATTGATCTTGGCTTTGATTTCTTCCGCATTATCGAGGATCTCCTGTTCGTTTTCGAGTTCCTCTTGCTCTCCTTCCTGTAGGTTGAGTGCAGAGAGTTCCTCTAGTTGGAACTGGTTGAAGTCGGCTTCCTTCCTTAATTCAGCGGCTTCTTGGGAAAGTTGATCAAATGCTTTGTTGATTTTTTTGAAAGCTTGGAAAGCGGAGCTATACTGTTCTTTTTCCTTTTTGCTTTGGGCAAAAGCGTCGATTAAGTTTAACTGGTATTCCCCAGCAGCCAATAGTAAGGTGTCGTGCTGGGAATGAATATCCATTAAGGATTTTCCCAGATTTTTCAATACGTCCAGTTTTACAGGTGTGTCATTGACAAAGGCCCTGGATTTTCCAGATGGCGCTATTTCCCTGCGAATGATACATTGTGACTCAAAGTCTAAATCTTCAGATTCGAAGTAAGGCTCAAGTCCATAATTGTGAATATCAAACTCTCCTTCAATGATACATTTTTTGGAATCATCAAAAAGAGATTTAGTGTCTGCCCTGTTACCCAATAGAAGTCCTACAGCACCAAGCATAATGGATTTACCGGCTCCAGTTTCACCGGTAATCATGTTCAGTGAGTTGGAAGGGGTCATTTCCAATGTTTCAATTAATGCATAATTCGAAATGCTCAGGCTTTTTAGCATACAGTAATATTGTTTTTCTTGGATTGGAGGTAAAAGTAATCAAAAAGCAGCTATCCTTTGAGGATGTCGTTGTATTTTCTGGCATTGTTGGGGTCTACCTTTAGCAGAATTTCAATAGCTTGTTTTTGGATTTCCTCGGGGGCATTTTTTAGTAATTTACTGATTTCATCTGATTTGGCATCCATAAAAGATATGGCCAATATGCTGTTGGGAATTGTACGGTTTACTTCTTCCAGTTTCTGTAGGGCAGCAAGTATGTTTGTGTAAGCATCCTCGGGAGATTTGGTCAATTGATCCATCCCCATTCTGTGATAAAGGTAATAGGCCTCCCTGATAGATCGCGTAACCTGAGAACTATAGAGTTCGTTCATCAGCCAGTACCTGTTCCTTCTGTTGCTAGGGCTTTGTTCCCAGCCGGGTCTTGAAGATTGCTGGGCATTGGATACAATATTATTGGCCACTTCAAAATAAGGTTCCCCTCCTTCAGGGGAAAATGTGTCATAATCTATTCCAATGACAATATTGGCATAATATGCGAGTAGGGAAGTAATTTCACTTAAATGAGAATACCTGTTGAATTCCATGGGCTGGGATTCGAGAAATTCAAAACTCCAATTTCTGTCCACAAAATTAAAGGTGAGGCTTTCATAGCTCGTGCCATAGATGGGGCGGACTGCTTGTATTTGTACGGTAGCTTCAAAGAAACCGACTTGAGGCATGTCATTAATGGTGATCAGCATATTGCCTTTGATACGCTCTTCTTGGGTGAATTGGTCATTGGTCCAGCTTCTACCATTTAGAAATTGCTCAAAGGAGTTTTTCATCTGATCAAAGATGTCTTTGTTTTGGGTTCTGGCCCTGTCGCTATTGATAGCAACTGTGAAATTGAGTTCCTGTGCAGCTACCTGAAAAGTGGATAGAAAGCATATAAGTAAAAGTAGTTTGATCCTCATATTCTTATGGTATTGCCTAAATATAAAAATAATGTTCAAATCAGTTTTCCGTGTCCAATTGTTTTTTTAATGTATCAATGATCAATTCTGCAATGGCCGATTTGGGTAACAAGTCGGAAACTTGTTTTTTGCCGGATTGGTGGAAAATGGTCACCTTATTGGTGTCATGTTTAAAACCTGCACCGGCATCGTTCATGGAATTGAGTACGATAAAGTCAAAGTTTTTCTTTTTTAGTTTGGTTTGGGCATTTTCTTCCTCATGGTTGGTTTCTAGTGCAAAACCAATATGGATTTGTCCATCTTTTTTTACCGCACCCAAACTTGCAGCGATGTCTACATTCTTCTTTAGGATAATGGACATGTTCTCCTCATTCTTCTTGATCTTTTCTTTGGCGGGATCTGCAGGGGCGTAATCAGCTACTGCGGCAGCAAAAATACAAATATCCATTTGTGGATGTACCGCTTGAGCAGCTTTATACATGTCATGTGTGCTGGTAACCGGGCTGATTTTGATGTTAGGATGGCTAATAGTGATTTGGCTGGGCCCCAGGATTAATTCTATTTTTGCTCCGCGGTTGGCCAGGTTTTTTGCCAGGGCTATACCCATTTTGCCGCTAGAGTGATTTCCTATAAACCTTACTGGATCAATAGTTTCTTGGGTGGGGCCAGCAGTGATCATGATTTTTTTGCCTTCAAAATCCTTTGATTTTTTGAGGAGTTGGATGGTTTTTTCCAGAATATGTTCAGGTTCCATCATTCTGCCCTGTCCGCTCAGGCCACTGGCCAGTTCTCCACTTTCTGCTTCCAATAGGATGTTGCCGTGTTTCTCCACAGTGTCAAGGTTCGCTCTGACAGATGGGTGTTGGTACATGTCCAGATCCATTGCTGGTGCCAACATTACTGGGCATCTAGCTGAAAGATAAGTGGCGGTAAGTAAATTGTCAGAGTTGCCATGGGCAAGTTTTGAAAGTGTACTTGCACTAAGAGGGGCTATGATAAAAAGGTCTGCCCAAAGCCCCAGTTCTACATGGTTATTCCATTCACCGGTTTCATTTTTGTGGAATTGGTGATAGACCGGCCTTTTAGAAAGGGTGGATAATGTCAGCGGGGTAATAAAGTCAAGAGCAGAAGTGCTCATGATGATTTGCACTTCTGCCCCTTCTTTTACCAGTAATCTGGTTAAATGAGCTGCTTTATAGGCGGCAATGCTTCCTGTAACAGCAAGTAATACTCTTTTGCCTTGCAGCTGCATGATGATTATTCTTCTTCTGAATCGAGGTTAGGATTACGGAAGTGGACTTTGTCTTCCATAAACTCTTCCATGGCCAAATTAGTTGGTTTAGGCATTCTTTCGTAGAATTTGGAGATTTCTATTTGTTCTTTGTTTTCAAATACCTCTTCCAAATTGTCTACAGTAGAAGCAAATTCAGATAGCTTGTTGTTTAATTCTTCTTTGGTAGCCAAAGAGATTTGCTTGGCTCTTTGAGCAACTATATGAAGGGACTCATAAAGGTTGCCAGACTTTTCGGCTACTTTGTCCAAGTCTCTAGTGATGATTGAAGGATTAACTGCCATATCGATATAAAGTTTATTTTCTGTTTTATTAAATTATTTACTGCCTGCATTGGCTGGTTTTACGGGTTTTTCTAGTTCAGATTCTTCTTCTGTTTCTTCTTTGTCCGCGTTTTCTTTTCTTAGCGCTGCTTCCCGGGCTTTGATTTCCTCATATTGCTTTTTCAGCTTTTGATGGGAATTCAATTCGGATTTAGATTGCTCTACCAAGGAAATCACCTCTTTGTTGAAATCACTCTCAGGGTATTTTCTTTTAAAATCTTCTCCAAATTCGATGGCTTCTTGAAGTCTTTCTTCTTTCTTATTGAAAACACTTCTTTCGGCATATGCGCTGCTTACTTCTACTAACTTATAGGCCAATTCTTCATTATGCTCGCTGTTAGGATACCTTTTGGCGAAATTCTGGAAGTTAACAATGCAGGCCAAATAAAACTGTCCCGGGAAAAGTCCTTCTGTAAGTCTGTAGTACATTTGGGACTCCTCATAAGCTTTTCTCTCAAACCTGGACTGCAGGTCTGTGATCATGCTCATTGCGCGTTCATAGGAATCTGACTCAGGGAATCTGCTTATAAATTGTTGGATGGCCGTTACTGCTTCTTTACTGCTCTTTTGGTCCAAATTATAATCGGGGGCATCCATGTATAAGGAGTAGGCATGCATAAACAATGCTTCCTCCGCCATAGGGCTTCGGCTATAGCTTTGGTAGAAGTTGTTAAAATAACTTGCAGCTTCTATATATCTTTTTAGTCTAAAATGAGCGTAGGCATAATTGAACTGGGCCAATTCTGACTTTTCACTTCCGCGAATTACTGGTAACACCTTATCGTAAAGGATAATGGATTTACTGTACTCACCTTCTTGGTAGTAGTCGTTGGCCGCGGTGTAAACCTCATCCCAATTAGTGCTTTTCTCCAGCTTGTAAAACTTGCCGCAGGCACCTAGTGAGATGATGATTACAAATAGTAATGTATACTTAATAACTGTGTTCATCATTTTCAATCTGCAAATATAAGGGAATTTGATTCTGTATCAAAGTTAGTTAACGGGTATGTGGCAATGATTATTTTTTAACGACGAGCTTCTTGGTGACTATATTTTTGCCATTTACAATCAGAGTATATAAATACACTCCGGGGTTAAAGTCACTGACATTGATCAGAAGTGTTTTTTGTTGGGGGGAAAGGGTCAATTCTTCAATGGGGTTGCCAATGAAGCTATTAATGGCCAGTTTGATCGTGGCATTTGGATCCTTTATCTGATAATCTATTTGGGCAATTCTATTGCTTGGGTTTGGATAAACTTCGCCAAATGAAATGGCTTTATGATCTACAATTTCAGTGTCTTTTGGAGCGAAGACTTCATAGACCCCTTCGATGATGAAGACATCACGAAGGTTTTCGGTATTGGAGAAGTGAAGATCGAAGGTGCCTTTGGTTTCGGTAATTCCTGTACTGAATTCTATATATAGATCGGTGAATATTTCGCCAGGCTCCAAGCTGATTTTGATCTTTGCCAAGTCCTTTCTTGGGTCATAGCATTCTTCACCGATGCATAAGCTGATGTCTTGAGAGGAACCTATTTCTCCACGCATGAATTTCAAAACGTATTCTTTTGCTTTATCGGAATCATTTTGAAGTATGATGGATTGCCTCTGAGTGCTATTGATTTTTCCGGTGAATTGGGCTTTATCGCTTAGTACACGCACTTGTCTCGCTTCAACTGTGTACAGTTGAAAAAAGACAAAAAACATGGTGAGCAGCGATAAAAAATTTTTCATGTAAATGTTATTCCAATAAGATATTCTTTTAATTCATTGTAATCCTTAATCTTATACGTATAAAAATACCTATAAGATTTGTTCTTTTAAAAGATTTACGGTTAAAAAATGTTAACCTTCGCAAAATTTATTTGAACGGTATGCGTTCAGGATGTTTTTAGATTAGGTGCTTAAGGTTTTTTTAGGTTTTTGTTTTGGCTATTCAGCCATTCATTGATGATTTCTTGAATTTCATCCTCATTTGGGTAGGGGATTCTTATGTTGGGTTCATTGAAAAGATTTGATGGGTTTTCTTCTTTCTCAATTGGTTTTCTCCATTCATAAATCATCTCCATATCAGGTTTTTCATCAATCCGCCATGAAAAGCCTTTCAGTTTGGTGTCGTCTTCTGTAATGAGGTGTGGAGGGATAAAAGAGGCGTCAGGATTTATAGT is from Echinicola marina and encodes:
- a CDS encoding IS1182 family transposase, with translation MQKQDLNVAFKDYNPNQLMFLPPSLEELIPVHHPGRVVHQIIERIDLSEVYGRYSENGSSSYHPKLLLKVLVYGYLENCYSSRKLEKAVRENIVFMWLAGMQRPDHHTINRFRSERLRDVIGDIFAQVVLLLHEEGLLDIKEVYTDGTKIEANANRYTFVWGKAIKKSKERISSQLQELWNYAGSVASAELGTEEPDFVNPSAEKVSRTIEKINQALEGKAVDKKVKQKLGYAQKNWPAKLEEYAQKEEVLAGRNSYSKTDPDATFMRMKEDHMRNGQLKPAYNLQLSTHGRFVVNYSLHPNPNDTLTLKPHLQQYHQHYGFYPSCCTADAGYGSEENYCFLEQNRIEAYVKYNTFHKELRQESKSKKVHGLLENLYYDPQKDHYICPMGQAMKPSGESTGKTSTGFVQHYRHYAAKNCQGCPLAASCRPGAGNKTLRVNTRLQQQKTRAKQRLTSEQGVQKRRQRATDVEPVFADFKHNKGRARFMLRGAEKVAIETGLIAIAHNLAKMAG
- the porD gene encoding type IX secretion system protein PorD, which codes for MRIKLLLLICFLSTFQVAAQELNFTVAINSDRARTQNKDIFDQMKNSFEQFLNGRSWTNDQFTQEERIKGNMLITINDMPQVGFFEATVQIQAVRPIYGTSYESLTFNFVDRNWSFEFLESQPMEFNRYSHLSEITSLLAYYANIVIGIDYDTFSPEGGEPYFEVANNIVSNAQQSSRPGWEQSPSNRRNRYWLMNELYSSQVTRSIREAYYLYHRMGMDQLTKSPEDAYTNILAALQKLEEVNRTIPNSILAISFMDAKSDEISKLLKNAPEEIQKQAIEILLKVDPNNARKYNDILKG
- the recN gene encoding DNA repair protein RecN, giving the protein MLKSLSISNYALIETLEMTPSNSLNMITGETGAGKSIMLGAVGLLLGNRADTKSLFDDSKKCIIEGEFDIHNYGLEPYFESEDLDFESQCIIRREIAPSGKSRAFVNDTPVKLDVLKNLGKSLMDIHSQHDTLLLAAGEYQLNLIDAFAQSKKEKEQYSSAFQAFKKINKAFDQLSQEAAELRKEADFNQFQLEELSALNLQEGEQEELENEQEILDNAEEIKAKINESLQLLNGDELAASTLLMQINQSLQQLSRFSTRFEELRDRFDSVRIEVNDISATLEDEDSKIEVDFEKLEEIRERLSKIYQLQKKHGVQSVEELMNLEKELAEKAFQIDHLDEELERLKNESEQAWKNLIKAGESLSQKRQKCFKEFAKEITSLLAQLGMENAKIEFSHHKTKPTSNGMDEVEIMFSANKGVKPQPIRQVASGGEFSRLMFAIKYIMADKVALPTLIFDEIDTGISGEVALQMVLMMQQIATNHQVICISHLPQVAAKGDTHYFVYKDNSSERTISKIRTLNESERITEIAKMIAGANPSESARQSAMDLLK
- the coaBC gene encoding bifunctional phosphopantothenoylcysteine decarboxylase/phosphopantothenate--cysteine ligase CoaBC, whose amino-acid sequence is MQLQGKRVLLAVTGSIAAYKAAHLTRLLVKEGAEVQIIMSTSALDFITPLTLSTLSKRPVYHQFHKNETGEWNNHVELGLWADLFIIAPLSASTLSKLAHGNSDNLLTATYLSARCPVMLAPAMDLDMYQHPSVRANLDTVEKHGNILLEAESGELASGLSGQGRMMEPEHILEKTIQLLKKSKDFEGKKIMITAGPTQETIDPVRFIGNHSSGKMGIALAKNLANRGAKIELILGPSQITISHPNIKISPVTSTHDMYKAAQAVHPQMDICIFAAAVADYAPADPAKEKIKKNEENMSIILKKNVDIAASLGAVKKDGQIHIGFALETNHEEENAQTKLKKKNFDFIVLNSMNDAGAGFKHDTNKVTIFHQSGKKQVSDLLPKSAIAELIIDTLKKQLDTEN
- a CDS encoding DNA-directed RNA polymerase subunit omega — protein: MAVNPSIITRDLDKVAEKSGNLYESLHIVAQRAKQISLATKEELNNKLSEFASTVDNLEEVFENKEQIEISKFYERMPKPTNLAMEEFMEDKVHFRNPNLDSEEE
- a CDS encoding T9SS type A sorting domain-containing protein, which produces MKNFLSLLTMFFVFFQLYTVEARQVRVLSDKAQFTGKINSTQRQSIILQNDSDKAKEYVLKFMRGEIGSSQDISLCIGEECYDPRKDLAKIKISLEPGEIFTDLYIEFSTGITETKGTFDLHFSNTENLRDVFIIEGVYEVFAPKDTEIVDHKAISFGEVYPNPSNRIAQIDYQIKDPNATIKLAINSFIGNPIEELTLSPQQKTLLINVSDFNPGVYLYTLIVNGKNIVTKKLVVKK
- a CDS encoding outer membrane protein assembly factor BamD, whose protein sequence is MNTVIKYTLLFVIIISLGACGKFYKLEKSTNWDEVYTAANDYYQEGEYSKSIILYDKVLPVIRGSEKSELAQFNYAYAHFRLKRYIEAASYFNNFYQSYSRSPMAEEALFMHAYSLYMDAPDYNLDQKSSKEAVTAIQQFISRFPESDSYERAMSMITDLQSRFERKAYEESQMYYRLTEGLFPGQFYLACIVNFQNFAKRYPNSEHNEELAYKLVEVSSAYAERSVFNKKEERLQEAIEFGEDFKRKYPESDFNKEVISLVEQSKSELNSHQKLKKQYEEIKAREAALRKENADKEETEEESELEKPVKPANAGSK
- a CDS encoding enoyl-ACP reductase FabI, whose translation is MPENLLQGKKGIITGALDENSIAWKTALKAKEQGAKFVLTNAPIAMRMGAIQELAKECDTIVIPADATSVEDIEKLYAEAKEFLGGNFDFLLHSIGMSPNIRKGREYGDLNYDWAMKSYDISALSFHKMMQVAEKQDVMNEWGSIVGLSYIAAQRVYPFYTDMADAKALLESIARGFGYRYGKKKKVRVNTISQSPTVTTAGSGIGGFSSFFNFAESLSPLGNASAEACAEYIVTMFSDYTRMVTMQNLYHDGGYSSTGISEEIMEKLMDEKQ